In the Bacillus solimangrovi genome, one interval contains:
- a CDS encoding SCP2 sterol-binding domain-containing protein: MVIDIAINELQQRLLQTNYISSLFFKEPMNICLVIDESNYLYNLKGNLCRRIESADYIDLTIKGDEEVVLEFLSGDTPLLSLIKQGRIHVEGNYRMILRFEAIVFCALEIESDVV; the protein is encoded by the coding sequence ATGGTAATTGACATTGCAATAAACGAACTTCAACAACGTTTGTTACAAACGAATTATATAAGTTCATTATTTTTTAAGGAGCCAATGAATATCTGTCTAGTAATTGACGAGAGTAATTACCTTTATAATTTGAAAGGGAATTTGTGTAGAAGAATAGAGAGCGCTGATTATATTGATTTAACGATCAAAGGTGATGAAGAGGTAGTTTTAGAATTCCTAAGCGGTGATACGCCATTGCTCAGCCTTATAAAACAAGGGAGAATTCATGTAGAGGGAAATTATCGGATGATTTTACGATTTGAAGCTATTGTATTCTGTGCGCTAGAAATAGAAAGTGATGTAGTTTAG